GGCATCGGTGACACCCAGCGGCGCGGCGTCCGCGACGACGAAGTAGGTGCCCTGTGGCACCGAGACATCGAAGCCCGCGGAGGTGAGACCGTCGACGAGCAGGTCTCGCCGCATCGCCAGCGACGAGGTCAGCTCCTCGAAGACCGTCGGCCCCAGCCGCAGCGCCTCGGCCACGGCGTGCTGCAGCGGAGAGGTCGTGGTGAAGGTCAGGTACTGCTTGACGGTCGTCACCGCACTCACCAGGCGTTCCGGACCGCTGATCCACCCGATCTTCCACCCGGTGACCGAGAAGGCCTTGCCCGCCGACCCGATCGTCAGCGTCCGCTCGGCCATGCCCGGCAGCGTCGCGATCGGCACGTGCACGGCGTCGTCGTAGGTCATGTGCTCGTAGACCTCGTCGCTGACCACCCACGCGTCGTGCTCGCGGGCGAGGTCGGCGACGACGGTCAGCTCCTCCCGGGTGAAGACCTTGCCGAGCGGGTTGTGCGGGGTGTTGAGCAGGACGACCTTCGTCCGCTCGGAGAACGCGGCGGCCAGGCGCTCGCGGTCGAAGCCCGGGCCGGGGAAGGACAGGGGCACGGAGCGCTGCACGCCCCCCGCGAGGGAGATCCCGGCGGCGTAGCTGTCGTAGTACGGCTCGAAGGTCACCACTTCGTCGCCCGCCTCGAGCAGGGCCAGGAGCGCGCTGGCGATCGCCTCGGTCGCCCCCGCGGTGACGAGCACCTCCGACCCGGGGTCGAGCTCGATGCCGTACCGCTCGCGCTGGTGATCGGCGATCGCGGAGCGGAGGGAGGGCACACCCTGGCCCGGTGGGTACTGGTTGTGGCCCCCGGCGATGGCCCGACGGGCCGCCTCGAGCACCTCCCCGGGGCCATCGGTGTCCGGGAACCCCTGACCGAGGTTCACCGCGTCGTGCCGGCGCGCCAGGGCCGACATCGTCGAGAAGATCGTCTCGCCGTAGGGGCGCATCCGGGTCACGAGGGGATCAGTCATGCCCTCGACCCTAGGACGGTCGGGACCGGGCCGCGGGCGAAGGGGGTGGTCCGGCCCCTCGCCGGGGCGTGGGATTTCCCCCTTCGTCCCGCGTGGCCGTAAGATGGGGTGCACATCCAGTGTGTCTGGATGAATTCGCGTGTTCCTCTGACCGGGTGACGAGTTCCGACTCCGAATCCGGGGCACACCACAGCAGTCCCGGTCCGACGGACCGGGTGGGGTGGGTCGGAGCACCAGGAGAGAACTGACAACCCACGACGAGAGGACTTCGGCATGGCCGTCGTCACCATGCGCCAGCTCCTGGAGAGCGGCGTCCACTTCGGGCACCAGACCCGCCGGTGGAACCCCAAGATGAAGCGCTTCATCATGACCGAGCGCAATGGCATCTACATCATCGACCTGCAGCAGTCGCTGACCTACATCAACGACGCCTACGAGTTCGTCAAGCAGACGGTCGCCCACGGTGGCACCATCCTGTTCGTCGGCACGAAGAAGCAGGCCCAGGAGCCGATCGCCGAGCAGGCGACGCGCGTCGGGATGCCCTACGTCAACCACCGCTGGCTCGGTGGCATGCTCACCAACTTCCAGACGATCTCCAAGCGCCTCACCCGCCTGAAGGAGCTCGAGGAGATCGACTTCGACACCGTCGCCGGCTCCGGCTACACGAAGAAGGAACTGCTCATCCTTCGCCGTGAGAAGGACAAGCTGGACAAGACCCTCGGTGGTATCCGCGACATGACCAAGGTCCCCTCCGCG
The DNA window shown above is from Janibacter sp. A1S7 and carries:
- a CDS encoding pyridoxal phosphate-dependent aminotransferase, with product MTDPLVTRMRPYGETIFSTMSALARRHDAVNLGQGFPDTDGPGEVLEAARRAIAGGHNQYPPGQGVPSLRSAIADHQRERYGIELDPGSEVLVTAGATEAIASALLALLEAGDEVVTFEPYYDSYAAGISLAGGVQRSVPLSFPGPGFDRERLAAAFSERTKVVLLNTPHNPLGKVFTREELTVVADLAREHDAWVVSDEVYEHMTYDDAVHVPIATLPGMAERTLTIGSAGKAFSVTGWKIGWISGPERLVSAVTTVKQYLTFTTTSPLQHAVAEALRLGPTVFEELTSSLAMRRDLLVDGLTSAGFDVSVPQGTYFVVADAAPLGVTDAVQWSLELPESVGVVGVPVSVFCDTPDETASLVRFAFCKQEDKLREACRRLATMG